One window of Sinorhizobium fredii NGR234 genomic DNA carries:
- a CDS encoding CDP-alcohol phosphatidyltransferase family protein: protein MLDGAVRRQLDPILNRLGAALAGRGVSADAITICGLCLGLAAAALIAWQEYVAGAVLILSSRLCDGLDGAVARASRKTDFGGFLDIVLDFAFYGAIPLAFITADPAMNGLAGGFLLFAFYVNGSSFLAFAVIAAKRALSTEIRGAKSIYFTTGLAEATETIAFFLACCLFPGWFPALAAIFAAICLYTAVSRIVLARLTFRDGQ from the coding sequence ATGCTCGACGGCGCGGTGCGCAGGCAACTCGATCCCATCCTGAACCGGCTTGGCGCGGCGCTCGCCGGGCGGGGTGTGAGTGCCGATGCGATCACGATTTGCGGCCTTTGCCTGGGCCTTGCCGCGGCCGCGCTCATTGCTTGGCAAGAGTACGTTGCGGGCGCGGTTCTCATTCTGTCGAGCCGGCTCTGCGACGGCCTCGACGGGGCGGTGGCGCGGGCCAGCCGCAAGACCGATTTCGGCGGTTTCCTCGACATCGTCCTCGACTTCGCCTTCTATGGCGCGATCCCGCTCGCCTTCATCACCGCAGATCCGGCAATGAATGGTCTTGCCGGCGGGTTCTTGCTCTTTGCCTTCTATGTCAATGGCTCGAGCTTCCTCGCCTTCGCCGTGATCGCCGCGAAGCGGGCACTGTCGACCGAAATCCGCGGCGCGAAGTCGATCTATTTCACGACCGGGCTTGCTGAGGCGACCGAGACGATCGCCTTCTTTCTGGCCTGCTGCCTGTTTCCGGGCTGGTTCCCCGCGCTGGCGGCGATCTTCGCAGCCATCTGCCTCTATACGGCCGTGTCGCGGATCGTCCTGGCGCGTCTCACCTTTCGCGATGGGCAATGA